The following coding sequences are from one Candidatus Eisenbacteria bacterium window:
- a CDS encoding acetyl-CoA acetyltransferase, with protein sequence MSARDRRRLRGRVAIVGQGESDEHGKLPHKSAFQLHAESARNALADAGLGLKDVDAVFSAGLWMGSETAEYLGIRPRYIDGTQIGGCSFIAHVQHAAAAIDAGIVDVALITHGESGASRVGMPGTRFGPDAFRMQFENPFGLAGPPTGYALAATRHMHEYGTTSEQLAELAVSTRKWAQLNPRAIMRDPLTVEEVLASRVIAWPLHLLDCCLVTDAGGAVVLTSAERARDLGKPPVYVLGTGEASTHVMVSQMPNFAFWDAARTASEAAFAMAGVRHADIDVAMFYDAFTIVPVMGLEATGFCKPGEGGAFVSGGRTAPGGAFPMNTNGGGLSYTHSGMYGMFTLTEAVRQLRGECGPRQVKGAKTAICHGLGGMFSASATLVCGTEIP encoded by the coding sequence ATGAGCGCACGCGATCGGCGGAGGCTCCGCGGCCGGGTGGCCATCGTGGGCCAGGGCGAGTCCGACGAGCACGGCAAGCTCCCGCACAAGTCGGCGTTCCAGCTCCACGCGGAGTCGGCACGCAACGCGCTCGCCGACGCGGGGCTCGGACTGAAGGACGTCGACGCCGTCTTCAGCGCCGGCCTGTGGATGGGCTCCGAGACGGCGGAGTACCTGGGCATCCGGCCGCGCTACATCGACGGCACGCAGATCGGCGGGTGCTCCTTCATCGCGCACGTGCAGCACGCCGCCGCGGCGATCGACGCGGGCATCGTCGACGTCGCGCTCATCACGCACGGCGAGAGCGGCGCGTCGCGCGTCGGCATGCCGGGTACGCGCTTCGGTCCGGACGCGTTCCGCATGCAGTTCGAGAACCCGTTCGGCCTCGCCGGACCACCGACGGGCTACGCCCTCGCGGCGACCCGGCACATGCACGAGTACGGGACGACGAGCGAGCAGCTCGCCGAGCTCGCCGTGTCGACACGGAAGTGGGCCCAGCTGAACCCGCGCGCGATCATGCGCGACCCGCTGACGGTCGAGGAGGTGCTCGCGTCGCGCGTCATCGCGTGGCCGCTGCATCTTCTCGACTGCTGCCTGGTGACCGACGCCGGCGGCGCCGTCGTGCTCACCTCGGCCGAGCGCGCGCGCGATCTAGGGAAGCCGCCCGTCTACGTGCTCGGCACGGGCGAGGCGTCGACGCACGTGATGGTCTCGCAGATGCCGAACTTCGCCTTCTGGGACGCGGCGAGGACGGCGTCCGAGGCGGCGTTCGCGATGGCCGGCGTCCGGCACGCCGACATCGACGTCGCGATGTTCTACGACGCGTTCACCATCGTCCCGGTGATGGGGCTCGAAGCCACGGGCTTCTGCAAGCCGGGCGAGGGCGGCGCGTTCGTGTCGGGGGGCCGCACGGCGCCGGGCGGCGCCTTCCCGATGAACACGAACGGCGGCGGTCTCTCGTACACGCACAGCGGCATGTACGGCATGTTCACCCTCACCGAAGCCGTGCGACAGCTCCGCGGCGAGTGCGGGCCACGCCAGGTGAAGGGCGCGAAGACGGCCATCTGCCACGGCCTGGGCGGCATGTTCAGCGCATCGGCGACGCTCGTCTGCGGGACGGAGATCCCCTGA
- a CDS encoding Zn-ribbon domain-containing OB-fold protein, which yields MPDYTGPIPLPTPETRPFWDAAKRHELRLPRCRACGAFHYYPRGACPGCLSGDLAWERVSGKATLHTFTIVHRGQKGFPVPTPYVLAVVELAEGPRMMTTLVDVDPQAVKVGMPVEVAFRDVSDTIALPLFRPAGAR from the coding sequence ATGCCCGACTACACCGGCCCGATCCCCCTGCCGACGCCCGAGACGCGTCCCTTCTGGGACGCGGCGAAGCGGCACGAGCTTCGATTGCCCCGCTGCCGCGCGTGCGGGGCGTTCCACTACTACCCGCGCGGCGCGTGCCCGGGCTGCCTCTCCGGGGATCTCGCCTGGGAGCGTGTGAGCGGCAAGGCGACGCTGCACACCTTCACGATCGTCCATCGGGGACAGAAGGGCTTCCCCGTTCCGACGCCGTACGTGCTCGCCGTCGTCGAGCTGGCCGAGGGCCCGCGCATGATGACGACGCTCGTCGACGTCGACCCGCAGGCGGTGAAGGTGGGAATGCCCGTCGAGGTCGCGTTCCGCGACGTGTCCGACACGATCGCGCTGCCGCTATTCCGGCCGGCGGGGGCGCGATGA